GCTCCTCGTCGAGCACTTCGAGCCGCAGGCCGTGCTGGACCTCATCGAGGACGAGGCGTGCAGCGTGGTGCCCGTCGCACCGCCCGTCTTCGCGCACTGGCTGCCCGACGAGCACCTCGCGGAGCGGATGGGCCCCGTCCGGCTGGTGCTGTCGGGGTCCGCGCCGCTCGCGGCGGAGGTCGTCGAGCAGTTCACGGCGACCACCGGCGTCCCGGTCCACCAGGGCTACGGGCTGACCGAGGCGGCGCCCGTCGTGACGAGCACCCTGTGCAGCAACCCGCCGCAGCCCGGCTCGGTCGGCGCCGCCCTGCCGGGCATCGAGCTGCGGCTGGTCGACGAGAGCCGCGGCCGGGTCGCGACCGAGGACCCGGGCGAGATCCAGGTGCGCGGCGACAACCTGTTCAGCGGCTACTGGCCCGACGGGGCCGACGGCCCGGACGAGGACGGCTGGTTCCGCACCGGCGACGTCGGCTTCCTCGACGCCAGCGGCGACCTCTTCCTCGTCGACCGCGTCGAGGAGCTGGTGCTCGTCAGCGGCTTCCACGTCTACCCGTCCGAGGTGGAGGACGTGCTGCGCGAGGTGGACGGCGTCCTCGACGCGGCCGTCGTCGGTGCCCCCGACGCCGACACCGGCGAGTCGGTCGTCGCCTACGTCGTCGCCAGCGGCGACTCCTCCGGCGTCGAGGAGGCGGTCCGCGCCCACGCCGCCGAGCGGCTGGCCCGCTTCAAGCAGCCGGCGCGGATCGAGGTCGTCGACACCCTGCCGCTCACCGTGACGGGCCGGGTCCAGAAGGGACGGCTCCGCGGGCTGGAGCGGCGCCGCGTCCTGGGGCTGCTCGAGTGACCGCCACGCCGGCCCCGGCCCGGGTCACCCTCTACTCCCGGCAGGGCTGCCACCTGTGCGACGACGCACGGGTGGTGGTCGCGGCCGTGTGCGCGGACCTGGGGGAGTCCTTCGACGAGGTCGACATCGACGCCGACCCCGACCTCGTCGACCGCTTCGGCGACGAGGTCCCGGTGACGTTCGTCGACGGGCGCCAGCACGACTTCTGGCGCGTCGACGAGGCGCGCCTGCGGGCCGCGCTCGGCTCCTGAGGGAAGGCGACCGCCCGGCTGCGCGTTGCACCGACGTGAGGCTCTCCCTGCTCGACCGCTCGCGGACGCGCCTCGGCGCGCCCGATGCCGAGGCGATCGGGGCGACGGTGGCCCGCGCCGTGCACGCGGAGCAGGTCGGCTACGACCGCTACTGGGTCGCCGAGCACCACGGGGTGCCGGGCATCGCCTCCGGGACGCCCGCCGTGCTCCTCGCCGCGATCGGCGCGCGGACCTCCCGCATCAGGATCGGCTCCGGCGGCGTCATGCTGCCCCTGCACCAGCCGGTGGTCGTCGCCGAGCAGTTCCTCGTGCTCGACGCCCTGCACCCGGGACGGGTCGACCTCGGGATCGGGCGGTCGCTCGGGTTCACGCCGCCCGTGCGCCGAGCGCTGCGGCGCGAGCTCGACGCCGTGGACACCTTCGAGGAGGACCTCGCCGAGCTGCGTCGCTACCTCGAGGGCACGGCCGAGGTGACGGTGCGGCCCGTCACCGGTCGGCCGGTGCCGGTGCACCTCCTCGCCACCGGGCGCGGGCTCGAGGCCGCCGCTCGTCTCGGGCTGCCCGTCGTCGTCGGCGGACCCGTCCTCGACTCCGACGAGCTGCCGGAGGCGCTGGCCCGCTACCGCCGCGGGTTCCGTCCGCACGGGGACAGCGCTCCGCGCGTGACGATCTCGCTGGACGCGCTCGTCGCGGACGACGACGCCACCGCGCGCGAGCTCGCCCTGCCCGAGGCGTACGCGATGGCGGTGTCGCGCCAGACCGGCGAGTTCCCGCCGCTCGAAGGCGTGGCCGCGATCCGCAGCTCGCCGTGGCCGAGCCAGGTGGAGCGCCGCGTCGAGGCGTCGCTGGACCGGGCCGTGGCGGGGAGCCCCGCGACCGTGCGGCGCCGCCTCGAGGCGCTGGTCGCGCGGACCGGCGCCGACGAGCTGCTGGCGAGCGCCTCGACCCACGACCGAGACGCCCTGCTCGCCTCGGACCGGATGCTCGCCGAGCTCCTGCGATGAGGGTCGCGACGGGTCGCGTTACGCCTCCTCGGACCCTCCGCGCAAATCGCGGGAACCCCCGCCGCAGGTGGGTCTTCTCACATGTGCTAGGCCACGCTCGGCTCGTTTTGTTCTCCCGTTCACAAACTCCTACAGTGGCGGAGTCAGGCGATTCCCGTCACCTGGCTGGAAAGAAGCAGCGCTGTGACTGCACGGACCCCCGACTCTGCCCGGGACATCCCCGAGGCGACCGTCGCCAGGCTTCCCGTGTACCTGCGTGCCCTCATCGGCCTCGCCGAGGACGGGACCACCACCTGCTCCAGCGAGGAGCTCGCCGCCTCCGCCGGCGTCAACAGCGCCAAGCTCCGCAAGGACCTGTCCTACCTCGGCAGCTACGGCACCCGCGGTGTCGGCTACGACGTGGAGTACCTGCGCTACCAGATCGCCCGCGAGATCGGCGTGACCCAGGACTGGCCCGTGGTCATCGTGGGCATCGGCAACCTCGGCCACGCCCTCGCCAACTACTCCGGCTTCCGCAGCCGCGGCTTCCGGGTCGTGGCGCTGCTCGACGCCGACCCCGCACGGCACGCCGAGGTCGTGGCCGGCCTCGACGTCCGCTCCTTCGAGGACCTCGAGTCCATCGTCGCCGAGCACGCCGTCGCCATCGGCGTGATCGCCACCCCGGCGGTCGCCGCGCAGTCCGTGGCGGACCGGATGGTCGCGTGCGGCATCACCAGCATCCTCAACTTCGCGCCGACCGTCCTGTCGGTGCCCGACGGCGTCGACGTGCGCAAGGTGGACCTGTCCATCGAGCTGCAGATCCTCGCCTACCACGAGCAGCGGAAGGCGATCGTGCCCGGATCGGAGAGTGTCTCGTGAGCGTCCTCGTGGTGGGGATCTCCCACAAGTCCGCGCCGGTGGAGCTGCTGGAGCGGCTCGCCCTCGACGGCGACGGCACGACCAAGCTGATCGCCGACGTGATGGGCGGCGAGCACGTCACCGAGGCGACCGCGATCGTCACCTGCAACCGGCTCGAGGTCTACGCCGAGGTCGACCGCTTCCACGGCTCCGTCGAGGCCCTGTCCGGCCTCCTCGTCGAGCGGGCCGGCCAGCCCACCGAGGCCCTCCTGCCGCACCTCTACGTCCACTACGACGAGGGCGCGGTGTCCCACCTCTTCCAGGTCGCCGCCGGCCTCGACTCGATGGTCGTCGGCGAGGGCCAGATCCTGGGCCAGACGCGCGACGCCCTGCGCGTCGGCCAGGAGCACGGCACCGTCGGCCCGGCGCTCAACACGCTCTTCCAGCAGGCCCTGCGCGTCGGCAAGCGCGCCCACGCCGAGACCGACATCGACCGCGCGGCCCCGTCGCTGGTCAGCGCCGCGCTCGAGCGCAGCGCCGTGGCCGTCGCCGGTGCGCGCGTCGTCGTGATCGGTGCCGGCGCGATGGCGTCCCTCGCCGTCGCCCACCTCGCGCGGGGCGGCGCCGGCACCATCACGGTGCTCAACCGCACCTCCGCCAACGCCGACCGCCTCGCCGACGAGTACGGCGCCACGTCGCTGCCGCTGTCCGCGCTGGGCGCCCAGCTGGCCGAGGCCGACCTCGTCGTCTCCTGCACCGGGGCGCCAGAGCCGCTGGTGCGGCTCTCCGACGTGGTCACCGCCCGCGGCAGCAGCGACCGGCCGCTGACCGTCATCGACCTCGCGCTGCCCCACGACGTCGACCCCGCCCTCGGCGAGCTGCCGGGCGTCGAGCTGATCAACCTCGCCGGCCTCGCCGACGAGCTGCGCGGTCTCGAGGCCACTGCCGGTGTCGACGACGTACGCACCATCGTCGGGCAGGAGATCGCCGCCTTCCTCGCCGTCCGGCGGCAGGCGAGCGTCACGCCCACCGTGGTCGCGCTGCGCTCGATGGCGACCACGGTGGTCGACGCCGAGATGCAGCGCCTCGCCGCCCGCCTGCCCGAGATCGACGACGCCACCCGCGCCGAGGTGCTGCAGACCGTGCGCCGGGTCGCCGACAAGCTCCTCCACGAGCCGACTGTGCGGGTCAAGGAGCTCGCGGACGCCGAGCCGGCCGTCTCCTACACCGCCGCGCTGGCCGAGCTGTTCCGCCTCGACCCGCAGGCCGTGGACCGGATGACGCGGGCGGAGGGCAAGCCGTGACGGCCGCGACCCCCGCCGTGCTGCGCCTCGGCACCCGCGCCTCGGCGCTGGCCACCACCCAGTCCGGCCTCGTGGCAGACATGATCCGCGAGCGCCTCGGCCGCGAGGTCGAGCTCGTCGAGGTCTCGACCGAGGGCGACCGCAGTGCGGCCCCGCTGGCCACGATGGGCGGGAGCGGTGTGTTCGTCAGCGCGCTGCGCGACGCCCTGCTCGCCGGGCGGGTCGACGTCGCCGTCCACTCGCTCAAGGACCTGCCCACCACCCCGGCCGAGGGCATCGCCCTGGCCGCGGTGCCGCTGCGCGAGGACCCCCGCGACGTCGTCGTGGCCCGCGACGGGCTCACCCTGGGCGAGCTGCCGGTCGGCAGCGCCCTGGGCACCGGCTCGCCGCGCCGGGTGAGCCAGCTCGCCGCCCTCGGCCTCGGCCTGGACCTCCACGGCATCCGCGGCAACGTCGACACCCGCATCCGCAAGGTCCGCGAGGGCGAGGTCGACGCGGTCGTCCTGGCCCGTGCCGGGCTGGCCCGGCTGGGTCGGCTCGACGAGGTCACCGAGGTGCTCGACCCGCTGCAGATGCTGCCGGCGCCCGGCCAGGGCGCGCTCGCCGTCGAGTGCCGCTCCGACGACACCGACCTGGTCGCCGCGCTGTCGCACCTCGAGGACCCCGCCACCCGCGCCGCCGTCACGGCCGAGCGCGCCGTCCTGTCCGCCCTCGAGGCCGGCTGCTCGGCCCCGCTGGGTGCGCTGGCCGAGGTGGTCGAGGGCGAGGACGGCGAGGAGCTGTGGCTGCGTGCCGTGGCCCTGTCGGAGGACGGCGGGCTGTCGGTGCGGATGAGCGCGACCGGCCCGGTCGCGGACGCCGCGCACCTCGGAACACGCCTCGCGAGCGAGATGCTCGCCGAGGGAGCAGCAGACCTGATGGAAGCACCACCAGTGAGGAACCAGCACGCATGACGCGAGTACAGACCCCGCAGGCCACCACCCCCGCCCAGGGCTGGGTGTCGTTCGTCGGCAGCGGACCCGGTGACCCGGGCCTGCTGACGGTGCGTGCCGTGGAGCTCATCGAGGCGGCCGAGGTCGTCGTGACCGAGGCCCCCGAGCACGTGGACCTGGTCCGGTCGCTCCTCGGCCTCGCCGAGGGCCCCGACGGGTCCTGGGACGGACCGGAGATCGTGGACGGCGGCTTCGGCGAGGACGGCCAGCCGCTGACCCACGCGGCCCGCGCCAAGGTCGTCGTACGCCACGGCAAGAAGCAGCGCGTGGTCCGGCTGATGACCGGCGACCCGTTCCTCTACGCCTCCGGCCCCGAGGAGGCGCAGGCCTGCGTCAAGGCCGGCGTCGGCTTCGAGGTCGTCCCCGGCGTCTCGTCGGTGAGCGCGGTCCCGGCCTACGCCGGCATCCCGCTGACCACCAAGCGGCACCGCGAGATGGCCGTCGTCACCTGCGGCGAGAAGGTCGACTGGAGCGCCTACGCCGACGACCGCACCCTCGTCCTGCTCTCCGGAGTCGGCAGCATCGGCGAGACCTCCGCGGCCCTGATCGAGGCGGGCCGCTCGCCCGAGACGCCCGTCGCGATGACCCGCGTCGGCACCACGACCGAGCAGCAGACCCTCATCTCCACGCTCGCCGACATCGCCGCCGACGCCCGCGCGGCGCGCATCTCGCCGCCCGCGATCACCGTCATCGGCGACGTCGTCGACCTGCGCCAGACGCTGTCGTGGTTCGAGACCAAGCCGCTCTTCGGCTGGCGCGTGCTGGTGCCCCGCACGAAGGAGCAGGCCGGCTCGCTCTCGCGCCGCCTGCGCGACTACGGCGCCGTGCCCGAGGAGGTCCCCACCATCTCGGTCGAGCCGCCGCGCAACCCGCTGCAGATGGACAAGGCCGTGCGCGGCCTCGTCGAGGGCCGCTACGAGTGGATCGCCTTCACCTCGGTCAACGCGGTGAAGGCCGTGCGCGAGAAGTTCGAGGACTACGGTCTCGACGCCCGCGCGTTCTCCGGGCTCAAGATCGCCGCGGTCGGCGACAAGACCGCCCAGGCCATCGCCGACTGGGGCCTGCGCGCCGACCTCGTGCCGTCCGGTGAGCAGTCCGCCGCCGGCCTGCTCGAGGACTGGCCGCCCTACGACGAGGTGCTCGACCCGATCAACCGGGTCTTCCTCCCGCGCGCCGACATCGCCACGGAGAACCTCGTCGCCGGCCTGGTCGACCTCGGCTGGGAGTGCGACGACGTCACGGCCTACCGGACCGTGCGCGCCACCCCGCCGCCGGCGCCGGTGCGCGACGCGATCAAGACCGGCAAGTTCGACGCCGTCGTCTTCACCTCGTCCTCGACGGTGCGCAACCTGGTCGGCATCGCCGGCAAGCCGCACCCGTCGACGATCATCGCCGTGATCGGTCCCGCGACCGCCAAGACCGCCGAGGAGCACGGCCTCCGGGTCGACGTCCTCGCGCCCACGCCCGACGTGGAGGTCCTGGTGGACGCGCTGGCCGACTTCGGCGCCACGCGTCGCCTCGCGATGCTGGAGGGCGGCGAGCCCGTCACCCGGCCCAGCGAGCGCACCGCCTCCGGGCGCCGCAAGGCCCGCGCCAAGTAGCCACCTGCGGTGGGGAAGGATGGACCCGTGACCGACGACAGCCAGCTCGAGGTTCCGACCATCCGACCCCGCCGGCTCCGGCGCACCCCC
This genomic stretch from Nocardioides renjunii harbors:
- a CDS encoding class I adenylate-forming enzyme family protein, which translates into the protein MPRNDVSALVAEAAADVPDRRALVEGGGRSLTWAGLEDEVARIATGLGARDIRAGQRVMIVVGNRIEFVTTYLGVLRAQAVAVPVDPRSTADEVARMVADSGARLVVVDESAVEVVRAALSGLSGLGATAAPTVVVTGTEPAEGELALADLRADVVRPVPPLPDPEKLAALLYTGGTSGRPRAAMLSHRALLANIEQVAAVEPPMMHGDDVVLGALPLFHVYGLNAVLGGVLQHRARLLLVEHFEPQAVLDLIEDEACSVVPVAPPVFAHWLPDEHLAERMGPVRLVLSGSAPLAAEVVEQFTATTGVPVHQGYGLTEAAPVVTSTLCSNPPQPGSVGAALPGIELRLVDESRGRVATEDPGEIQVRGDNLFSGYWPDGADGPDEDGWFRTGDVGFLDASGDLFLVDRVEELVLVSGFHVYPSEVEDVLREVDGVLDAAVVGAPDADTGESVVAYVVASGDSSGVEEAVRAHAAERLARFKQPARIEVVDTLPLTVTGRVQKGRLRGLERRRVLGLLE
- a CDS encoding glutaredoxin family protein, with amino-acid sequence MTATPAPARVTLYSRQGCHLCDDARVVVAAVCADLGESFDEVDIDADPDLVDRFGDEVPVTFVDGRQHDFWRVDEARLRAALGS
- a CDS encoding MsnO8 family LLM class oxidoreductase, giving the protein MRLSLLDRSRTRLGAPDAEAIGATVARAVHAEQVGYDRYWVAEHHGVPGIASGTPAVLLAAIGARTSRIRIGSGGVMLPLHQPVVVAEQFLVLDALHPGRVDLGIGRSLGFTPPVRRALRRELDAVDTFEEDLAELRRYLEGTAEVTVRPVTGRPVPVHLLATGRGLEAAARLGLPVVVGGPVLDSDELPEALARYRRGFRPHGDSAPRVTISLDALVADDDATARELALPEAYAMAVSRQTGEFPPLEGVAAIRSSPWPSQVERRVEASLDRAVAGSPATVRRRLEALVARTGADELLASASTHDRDALLASDRMLAELLR
- a CDS encoding redox-sensing transcriptional repressor Rex, whose product is MTARTPDSARDIPEATVARLPVYLRALIGLAEDGTTTCSSEELAASAGVNSAKLRKDLSYLGSYGTRGVGYDVEYLRYQIAREIGVTQDWPVVIVGIGNLGHALANYSGFRSRGFRVVALLDADPARHAEVVAGLDVRSFEDLESIVAEHAVAIGVIATPAVAAQSVADRMVACGITSILNFAPTVLSVPDGVDVRKVDLSIELQILAYHEQRKAIVPGSESVS
- a CDS encoding glutamyl-tRNA reductase; translation: MSVLVVGISHKSAPVELLERLALDGDGTTKLIADVMGGEHVTEATAIVTCNRLEVYAEVDRFHGSVEALSGLLVERAGQPTEALLPHLYVHYDEGAVSHLFQVAAGLDSMVVGEGQILGQTRDALRVGQEHGTVGPALNTLFQQALRVGKRAHAETDIDRAAPSLVSAALERSAVAVAGARVVVIGAGAMASLAVAHLARGGAGTITVLNRTSANADRLADEYGATSLPLSALGAQLAEADLVVSCTGAPEPLVRLSDVVTARGSSDRPLTVIDLALPHDVDPALGELPGVELINLAGLADELRGLEATAGVDDVRTIVGQEIAAFLAVRRQASVTPTVVALRSMATTVVDAEMQRLAARLPEIDDATRAEVLQTVRRVADKLLHEPTVRVKELADAEPAVSYTAALAELFRLDPQAVDRMTRAEGKP
- the hemC gene encoding hydroxymethylbilane synthase, whose protein sequence is MTAATPAVLRLGTRASALATTQSGLVADMIRERLGREVELVEVSTEGDRSAAPLATMGGSGVFVSALRDALLAGRVDVAVHSLKDLPTTPAEGIALAAVPLREDPRDVVVARDGLTLGELPVGSALGTGSPRRVSQLAALGLGLDLHGIRGNVDTRIRKVREGEVDAVVLARAGLARLGRLDEVTEVLDPLQMLPAPGQGALAVECRSDDTDLVAALSHLEDPATRAAVTAERAVLSALEAGCSAPLGALAEVVEGEDGEELWLRAVALSEDGGLSVRMSATGPVADAAHLGTRLASEMLAEGAADLMEAPPVRNQHA
- a CDS encoding bifunctional uroporphyrinogen-III C-methyltransferase/uroporphyrinogen-III synthase, with the translated sequence MTRVQTPQATTPAQGWVSFVGSGPGDPGLLTVRAVELIEAAEVVVTEAPEHVDLVRSLLGLAEGPDGSWDGPEIVDGGFGEDGQPLTHAARAKVVVRHGKKQRVVRLMTGDPFLYASGPEEAQACVKAGVGFEVVPGVSSVSAVPAYAGIPLTTKRHREMAVVTCGEKVDWSAYADDRTLVLLSGVGSIGETSAALIEAGRSPETPVAMTRVGTTTEQQTLISTLADIAADARAARISPPAITVIGDVVDLRQTLSWFETKPLFGWRVLVPRTKEQAGSLSRRLRDYGAVPEEVPTISVEPPRNPLQMDKAVRGLVEGRYEWIAFTSVNAVKAVREKFEDYGLDARAFSGLKIAAVGDKTAQAIADWGLRADLVPSGEQSAAGLLEDWPPYDEVLDPINRVFLPRADIATENLVAGLVDLGWECDDVTAYRTVRATPPPAPVRDAIKTGKFDAVVFTSSSTVRNLVGIAGKPHPSTIIAVIGPATAKTAEEHGLRVDVLAPTPDVEVLVDALADFGATRRLAMLEGGEPVTRPSERTASGRRKARAK